One genomic region from Spirochaeta lutea encodes:
- a CDS encoding AAA family ATPase: protein MIPQHLTIQGLYSYKQAQHIDFSTLTKSEVFGIFGPVGSGKSTILEAVLFALYGKTERLSGNEKIGPNMINLSSQKLWIDFRFKHGTQEYRFTVENRRRKSKPEETESMTRHAYRLVAGSPSRSAQTSRDPENSQNHPIEDPTPAQHSPNTPRADLSTDLSTEHSAGASPNPSDFWEPMDTGEKSAPEVAEEILGLSYDAFRRTVIIPQGKFQEFLQLGQSERSKMLLELFNLDRFNLNRRAQVLRQRLEAQTKTLEKQLEEVGPATPQELEAITRSLAEKTREVAALEEQLTNLQTELNKARRFQELHRELEEKRRIQRSLDNQAPEMQTMEQTIARAEVWITKIQPLWERRESLDAELQAQHDQIRSLHTTLETLTKDIQELEGQLSPLAELQGRGAEIRREQEHLLRALEALDLHQRSTELHSKIHTLQTEIAPRAESLSELNVKLADLGTKVDQNLPRPSLIQTIQTWHTRTAEATRALQDQRSRRDRLDQEESERHREDEILRSDFSARLTGIASQLDPSTSPQSPVHPPSWDTLLQGYRDLETALRTRIQEETETAIRNQELQRIKGSLKEGDPCPVCGVPYHRGGHADTPGPAGTPERDIPNLTSGSPGQAASPTPPSPQLQELKEILTTFGEDCFQAAQANKTREDHSRQQHRELDSAMTALEGHLEELLRTPPPELPELPPDWQGLADPTTFPESMARLAVLQDQQQEALGQRTALDREKQHLTAELHRMEITLEQHRSALNETGETCRRLISQLPPRITDQLPQDLITPPGPDASKTLTHSKTSDAALEELREHLRAEADKTAEQLHTLETRLPELSRNLQAKKQDRAVLSERQQHLQTHAGSLESESADLSYQISRLSQEHHLSGHTLDDLRENPPDTQTLKAALERYHQESRQTDHRIAELLATLKGLPGEPRPLEELEALAGTAAARRDELLSDLGSLETTRKLTEDRLSRRTELQSQLNHALSRRDAAKVLANLLKGDAFLDFVAQTYLQDLVSRANRRFMELTRQSLELELGPKNEFLIRDLLHGGRLRSVKTLSGGQTFQAAFSLAIALADYLDHQGGGFFFMDEGFGSLDRDSLDIVFQSLRHLRRENRLVGIISHVEDLKQEIQTYLSIENDPKEGSIVSPSWE, encoded by the coding sequence ATGATACCCCAACACCTCACCATTCAGGGCCTGTACAGCTATAAGCAGGCCCAGCACATTGATTTCAGCACCCTCACAAAGTCGGAGGTGTTCGGCATCTTCGGTCCCGTGGGCAGTGGTAAATCCACCATACTAGAGGCGGTGCTCTTCGCCCTCTACGGTAAGACCGAACGACTTTCGGGGAACGAAAAAATCGGTCCGAATATGATAAACCTATCCAGCCAGAAACTCTGGATTGATTTCCGATTCAAACACGGAACCCAGGAGTATCGATTCACCGTAGAGAACCGGCGCCGAAAATCGAAACCTGAAGAAACAGAGAGCATGACCCGCCATGCATACCGCCTGGTAGCCGGCAGTCCATCCCGCTCAGCTCAAACCTCCCGGGACCCTGAGAACAGCCAGAATCACCCCATCGAGGACCCCACCCCGGCTCAACACTCCCCGAATACCCCCCGGGCCGACCTATCAACCGACCTATCCACTGAGCACTCTGCCGGAGCTTCACCTAATCCGTCAGATTTCTGGGAACCCATGGATACCGGAGAAAAATCAGCGCCGGAGGTGGCTGAAGAGATTCTGGGCCTGAGTTACGACGCCTTTCGCCGGACAGTCATCATCCCCCAGGGAAAATTCCAGGAATTCCTGCAGCTCGGTCAGAGCGAACGCAGCAAGATGCTCCTGGAACTATTCAACCTTGACCGCTTCAATCTAAACCGCCGCGCCCAGGTCCTGCGCCAGCGCCTAGAAGCCCAGACAAAAACCCTGGAAAAGCAGCTGGAAGAAGTCGGCCCGGCAACCCCTCAAGAATTGGAGGCCATCACCCGAAGCCTGGCAGAAAAAACCCGTGAGGTTGCGGCACTGGAAGAACAACTGACCAACCTTCAAACCGAGCTGAACAAGGCCCGGCGCTTTCAGGAATTACACCGGGAGCTGGAGGAAAAACGCCGGATACAACGATCCCTGGATAATCAAGCCCCGGAGATGCAGACCATGGAACAGACCATAGCCCGGGCAGAGGTCTGGATCACCAAAATCCAGCCCCTTTGGGAACGCCGTGAATCCCTGGATGCCGAATTACAGGCTCAACACGATCAAATACGCAGCCTCCACACCACCCTTGAGACCCTGACGAAGGATATTCAGGAATTAGAAGGCCAGCTGTCTCCCCTAGCAGAGTTGCAAGGCCGCGGCGCAGAGATCCGCCGTGAACAAGAACATCTGCTCCGGGCCCTGGAAGCCCTGGACCTCCATCAACGCTCCACGGAACTGCATTCAAAAATCCACACTCTTCAAACCGAGATCGCGCCCCGGGCGGAATCCCTCTCTGAGTTGAATGTAAAACTCGCTGACCTGGGAACCAAGGTTGACCAGAATCTTCCCCGCCCAAGCCTGATCCAAACCATCCAAACTTGGCATACCCGAACCGCTGAGGCTACCCGGGCGCTCCAGGACCAACGCTCCCGCCGAGACCGCCTGGACCAGGAGGAATCGGAGCGCCATCGGGAGGATGAGATTCTGCGAAGTGATTTCAGCGCCCGGCTAACCGGGATCGCATCCCAGCTGGATCCGTCCACATCCCCCCAATCCCCGGTCCATCCGCCCTCCTGGGATACCCTGCTCCAGGGCTACCGGGATCTAGAAACCGCTCTTCGTACCCGGATCCAGGAAGAAACCGAAACCGCCATTAGAAACCAAGAACTTCAGCGCATCAAGGGCAGTCTGAAGGAGGGCGACCCATGTCCGGTTTGCGGCGTTCCCTACCATAGGGGCGGTCATGCCGATACCCCCGGTCCAGCCGGCACCCCGGAACGGGATATCCCAAACCTCACCTCCGGGTCTCCGGGGCAGGCTGCCTCACCGACTCCGCCTAGTCCGCAGCTCCAAGAACTGAAAGAAATCCTCACCACCTTTGGAGAAGACTGTTTCCAGGCAGCCCAGGCAAACAAGACCAGGGAAGACCATAGCCGCCAACAGCACCGTGAACTGGATTCTGCTATGACAGCCCTGGAGGGCCATTTGGAGGAGCTGCTCCGAACCCCGCCACCGGAACTCCCAGAACTCCCCCCGGATTGGCAGGGGCTCGCTGATCCCACCACATTTCCCGAATCCATGGCCCGGCTCGCGGTCCTCCAGGATCAACAGCAGGAGGCCCTGGGTCAACGTACTGCCTTGGATCGGGAGAAACAGCACCTCACCGCCGAGCTGCACCGCATGGAAATCACCCTGGAACAACATCGTAGTGCCCTGAATGAAACCGGGGAAACCTGCCGCCGGCTGATCAGCCAGCTGCCCCCGAGGATAACGGATCAGTTGCCCCAGGACCTGATCACCCCTCCCGGACCCGATGCATCCAAGACCCTGACCCACAGCAAAACCAGCGATGCAGCCCTGGAGGAGCTCCGGGAACATCTCCGGGCCGAGGCAGATAAAACCGCGGAACAGCTCCATACCCTGGAAACCCGGCTTCCCGAACTCTCCCGGAATCTGCAGGCAAAAAAGCAGGATCGCGCGGTACTCTCCGAGCGACAACAGCACCTCCAGACCCATGCCGGGAGCCTCGAATCCGAATCGGCCGATCTATCCTACCAAATCTCCCGGCTCAGCCAGGAACACCATCTCTCCGGCCATACCCTGGACGACCTCCGGGAAAATCCTCCGGATACCCAAACCCTCAAAGCCGCCCTGGAGCGCTACCATCAGGAATCCCGGCAGACAGACCACCGAATTGCGGAGCTTCTTGCGACCCTGAAGGGTCTGCCGGGGGAGCCCAGACCCCTGGAAGAGCTGGAAGCGCTTGCCGGTACCGCGGCGGCACGGCGGGATGAGCTGCTCTCCGACCTGGGCAGCCTGGAAACCACCCGGAAACTGACCGAGGATAGGTTGTCCCGGCGTACTGAACTCCAAAGTCAGCTGAACCACGCCCTATCCCGGCGCGACGCCGCCAAGGTGTTGGCGAACCTCCTCAAGGGGGATGCCTTCCTTGACTTTGTCGCTCAGACCTACCTCCAGGATCTGGTCTCCCGGGCAAACCGCCGCTTCATGGAATTGACCCGTCAGAGCCTGGAACTGGAGCTCGGACCGAAGAACGAGTTTCTTATCCGGGATCTGCTCCACGGCGGCCGGCTCCGGTCGGTGAAGACCCTTTCGGGGGGCCAGACCTTCCAGGCAGCCTTCTCCCTGGCCATTGCCCTGGCCGACTACCTTGATCACCAGGGAGGCGGATTCTTCTTCATGGACGAGGGATTCGGCAGTCTCGACCGGGACAGTCTGGATATCGTCTTTCAATCCCTCCGCCATCTCCGCCGGGAAAACCGCCTGGTGGGAATTATTAGCCATGTGGAGGATCTTAAGCAGGAAATTCAAACCTACCTCTCCATCGAAAATGATCCCAAGGAAGGGAGCATTGTCTCACCCAGTTGGGAATAA